The Cygnus atratus isolate AKBS03 ecotype Queensland, Australia chromosome 12, CAtr_DNAZoo_HiC_assembly, whole genome shotgun sequence genome has a segment encoding these proteins:
- the CMTR2 gene encoding cap-specific mRNA (nucleoside-2'-O-)-methyltransferase 2 → MNKCKKPYFEQTTNLEKFSPEILSEVEKLFAKKFSYTKPANKEWQLPDPSDAFTCDHKEFNSLLALKYSMNEVKNQLSDKNLDEWHQHTSLTNKAGKIISHVKKSVNAELCTQAWCKFHEILCSFPLLPPEALQEGELNSVHLCEAPGAFIASLNHYLKSHHIHCDWNWVANTLNPYHEANDTLTMIMDDRLIANTLPWWHFGPDNTGDVMTLKHLTGLQNFVSNMSTVHLVTADGSFDCQGNPGEQEALVSPLLYCEAVTALMILGAGGSFVLKMFTLFEHCSTNLLFLLNCCFEEVHVFKPATSKAGNSEAYVVCLRYMGRESIHLLLSKMIQNFGTEMVNKALFPQHVIPESFLKIHEECCMFFHKYQVETICENIQLFERMEEAEQTKLDKLRDCAVEFFMQKFHMKPITRNNWLVKKSQTGCSMNAKWFGQRNKYFSTYNERKMLETLTWDDKVAKGYFNKWAEEHNLNNAGKMCILEGLSGNINCNLWFILEGKRLPVVKCSPFCDGKVLENLNEAMNELVVGRLESRPLLQPCHSCEVLPGELVMAEVSDLSRSYQEALDEKRGDRFKCLVVDFPSLCDTENQTGMEIKNLNSTTLLTFSFSLLYDGAPKYQQRLLECVLHSLNQLTVGDALILPILSSFTRFTAGLLFILHCCFRCVTFACPMSHEPLTTSAALLCVGYRGIPSRVAEYLQHLHKLMSSLLESDSPQQVLQFVPMECLLQGKLLEFLWDLNTAIAKRQLHLIVQAKQQQITSDSSL, encoded by the coding sequence ATGAACAAATGTAAGAAGCCCTACTTTGAACAGACTACAAATCTTGAAAAATTCAGTCCTGAAATTCTTTCTGAAGTTGAGAAGCTCTTTGCCAAGAAGTTTTCTTATACTAAGCCAGCGAATAAGGAATGGCAGCTACCAGATCCCAGTGATGCCTTTACATGTGATCACAAAGAATTCAACTCACTCCTTGCTCTGAAGTACTCGATGAATGAAGTGAAGAATCAGCTGAGTGATAAGAACCTTGATGAATGGCATCAGCACACCTCACTTACCAATAAagcagggaaaataatttctcatgtGAAGAAATCTGTGAATGCTGAGCTGTGTACCCAGGCCTGGTGCAAGTTTCATGAGATCCTGTGcagttttcctcttctccctccagaAGCTCTTCAAGAGGGAGAACTGAATTCTGTTCACCTCTGTGAAGCACCCGGCGCATTTATAGCCAGCCTCAATCACTACTTGAAGTCCCACCATATCCATTGTGACTGGAACTGGGTAGCTAACACTCTAAACCCATACCATGAAGCAAATGACACCCTCACGATGATTATGGACGACCGTCTTATAGCAAATACATTGCCCTGGTGGCACTTTGGCCCAGATAACACTGGTGATGTGATGACCTTGAAACATCTGACAGGGCTTCAGAACTTTGTGAGTAATATGAGCACAGTTCACTTAGTAACTGCTGATGGCAGCTTTGATTGCCAAGGAAATCCAGGTGAACAGGAAGCTCTCGTCTCACCCCTCCTTTACTGTGAGGCAGTCACTGCTTTAATGATCCTGGGTGCTGGAGGATCCTTTGTTTTGAAGATGTTCACCCTCTTTGAGCACTGTTCTACCAATCTGCTCTTTCTGCTAAACTGTTGTTTTGAGGAGGTCCACGTCTTTAAGCCAGCCACAAGCAAAGCTGGGAACTCAGAGGCCTATGTGGTTTGTCTTCGTTACATGGGCAGAGAGAGCATTCATCTGCTGCTTTCTAAGATGATACAGAACTTTGGAACAGAAATGGTCAACAAAgctctttttccccagcatgTGATACCagaatcttttcttaaaatacatgaagaatGTTGCATGTTCTTCCACAAGTACCAGGTAGAGACCATCTGTGAGAACATCCAGCTCTTTGAGCGCATGGAAGAAGCAGAGCAGACAAAACTGGACAAGTTAAGAGATTGTGCAGTGGAGTTCTTCATGCAGAAATTTCATATGAAACCCATTACCAGAAATAACTGGCTTGTCAAGAAATCTCAGACTGGTTGCAGCATGAATGCGAAATGGTTTGGGCAaaggaacaaatattttagtACATACAATGAAAGGAAGATGCTGGAAACCCTCACATGGGATGATAAAGTTGCAAAGGGCTATTTTAATAAGTGGGCTGAAGAACATAACTTAAACAACGCTGGTAAAATGTGCATCTTGGAAGGATTGTCTGGTAACATTAACTGTAACTTGTGGttcattttggaaggaaagaggCTACCAGTGGTTAAGTGTTCTCCATTTTGTGATGGTAAAGTCTTGGAAAATCTTAATGAAGCCATGAATGAATTGGTAGTGGGGAGGCTGGAAAGCAGGCCGCTGCTGCAGCCGTGTCACTCCTGCGAGGTTCTTCCTGGGGAACTGGTAATGGCTGAAGTGTCTGATCTTTCCAGGTCTTATCAGGAGGCACTAGATGAGAAGCGTGGGGACCGATTCAAGTGCCTTGTGGTGGACTTTCCATCCCTTTGTGATACTGAAAACCAAACCGGTATGGAAATAAAGAACCTAAATTCGACCACACTGCTGActttcagcttctctttgcTTTATGATGGAGCACCAAAATACCAGCAGCGGCTTTTGGAGTGTGTTCTGCATTCGTTGAACCAGCTTACAGTGGGAGATGCCTTGATTCTGCCCATCCTTTCCAGTTTTACACGTTTCACAGCTGGCCTGCTCTTTATACTGCATTGTTGTTTCAGATGCGTCACGTTCGCTTGTCCGATGTCCCACGAGCCGCTGACAACCAGCGCTGCTTTGCTGTGTGTTGGTTACCGGGGCATCCCCAGTCGTGTTGCTGAGTACCTGCAGCATCTGCATAAACTGATGAGCTCCTTACTGGAGTCAGACTCTCCCCAGCAAGTTTTGCAGTTTGTGCCTATGGAGTGTCTCCTCCAGGGCAAGCTGTTGGAGTTTTTGTGGGATTTGAACACAGCCATTGCAAAGAGACAACTCCACTTGATTGTGCAAGCTAAGCAGCAGCAAATCACTAGTGATAGttcattataa